Within Planococcus citri chromosome 2, ihPlaCitr1.1, whole genome shotgun sequence, the genomic segment aaaataaataaataatcgaAGCTTTTGATTATCTTATTTGTAAAGTTTAAGCGAATCTGAAAGCCTGGAATCGTTTCTTTTATAATATTCGTTGAAATCAATCCGGTGACTGAGTAAAATTAGACTATTTTCTTGTTGATTGCCGGAAAACAGCATCAGGAGCGATTTCAATTTATCCTGTGAAcgaattcatttattcaaaagttCTACTCCCTCATTTACATTCCAATATATGTAGTAAAATATCAACTTACCTGATGTTGCTTAGCGAGTAGTTTGAATTTCGTCTTCACTTTATTCAATTCGTCGTGGAATTGAGCTATAATCGTATTATTTTCAGCTTCGTCCTGACGCGAGGTACCAAATTCAGCCATATTTTGTTGTCTTTTTCGTCTCCTTTCTACTTCGGATTCGCACAACGTTTGGAATATCTCCACGACTGGGACGAGTTCTTGAACGTAGTCGAGTAACGTTCTGATATGCCAGAACATATTTGCTTGGGTGGATCCGGGCTGCAATAAAAACTCGTCGTTAGCTATCGTTCGTggcaaaagttgaataaaatggAAACTATTTCACTCACTTGTGCATTCAACATGCAACTCGATTGCATCGattctaaaaattcattatgCGCTTTGAGAACTTTATCCAGAGACTCCATAGAGGTGATTTCGTTTTGAAACTTTCGCCACGATACTTCGACTACTTCGGAGGCGATGTAGTATTGAAAATGGCCTATGAAGTTGACCATCTCGGTGACGAGGCAGTTGGCTTTGCTGAAAATAGCTCTGGCCTCTGCGAACAATCGAGAAAGAAATGAGTTAGTGAAGAatgatgaatgaattttgattcgaaAATAGGGCAAGTTGAACAACGAATATTTACCTGGAATGACGTAATTCACTtctttgaataataattttaatcctCGCCACATTTTCAGAACCATGTAATTGGCTCTTTTGACACGCCACATGAACGTGAACATTCGATTATAGTCCACCAGACTAGACTTGAAGATCTGTAAGCGTCGTGATCGAATTTAGAGAATAAATTGAGcacatatttttctaaaaatcgataagcaaaaaaaaattaataacataaCGAACCGTTATCAATGGGCCATCCAATCTATACTGCAAACAAAACGCTTCCGAGGCACTATCGCGTTCCGAGGTGACCATCATCTTGACACAGAGTTTATTCAGCACTTGAGGATCGTCGAACTGAGCATTACTTTTGTAAATCGCATCGTCCATGGATCTTATTAAATTAATCGTTTGCAGCGTTCCGACACATTTGTTCAAGTCaggcctgaaaaaaaaaaatagaaaattaatcaCTCGCCTCCAAAATAATAGCCAAAACTGAGCCATTTGCTGAACCACTTACTCGATAGTTTTCAACAAATAGTGTATAAAATCGCCTTGTCCCAATAACATGTATTTTCTCAAAGCTTCCAGATGGATTTGCATCTTGAAATTCTCGTTCAACGAGTTCAAaaccattttggaaatttctcgaCACGCTTTGTTTATCAGCTCGGATATCTGACTGCCTGGTGCGATCAACGTCAAAGGATCGTTCCCTGAAATAAAtacgttttaattaaaatttcaaaatttttacaatatgaGATATCGAAAATTATATTTGCTCGATCACTtacatttatttttctccaactcGAGTAATGCTAGCTGAGCATTGGTCGAGGGAGGCCGTTCTCGACACACGTTGTGTAAAAAGTTCATGCATCTGCCTGCCTCCAGGATTTGATGGGCTTCTTCCATGGACATGTACTTCGGTATCATCGATGGtctgaaagaaaaatataccttGAGTTACTGGAATCGCTCTAATTAGACTGATGATCTCTTCGGAGCAAcaaactgaattttgaattgtgaCAACCTTGACCCCAATTCATGTAcatgtattaaattttttgttggaggggggggggaggtcccCTAAATTTTGGGGTCCAATGATCTCTGAAAATTAAATCTATGTCCCAAAATACcaacattttgatgcaaaacaaaatttcactttttgaaaataaattagtaTACTCTTTGCCTTAGAacccattttgaattttgatgcaaaatgatcctgaaaaattaaattctcgcCCTCAgaaatcttcattttgaaaacaatacgctttatttttgaacatttttcaatatacaTAAATgaatgattgattgattgaatttgGTGCCTCACCAAGGGACCCAATGGAGGTCTTGGAGTAGAGGgccttcaaaactgaaattcagaCCCTCTAACCTCTAAATTTTTATAACtaggtacattttattttttgaaaataatagttTTTGGAGTGAAAGGaatagtacagtcattttaagttttttattcggactaattcctacaaaaggtttttttgcgggatactgtagtggaaggggtcctattcaacatactaaaagtcccaccccgtaccccgcgtgcgtcgcgtgctagagcgtgaaaagtgtcccgccgcggcgttttttgcgattttctcgcgaggagttgattttacgtcgaaaatagttttatttttgtattctacgtcaaatttccgatctagtgatatatcaactgtccttctacccccaaggggggtggagctagaactattcaaaaaaggggggtttcctgaaaaatacataaaggttataggcgcctaagaggggtgaaatggtccctgaaagcgttcgagttgatattagcatggaagatgggtaccattgagaaacatccgcgtgaaaaatttcagatccacatcccctcccctttttgaggaaccccccttttctaaaatttcaataccacttttctcagccccattttaaccgattttgaaaatttttcagtatgttatgtatatccctagtaagtatccccacaaaaattttcaaccccctcccctcatatttacccctcaaaatagcgtttttcaacttattctatGCTTTTCAACAATAGTAAAACTTGAGAGggccaagtgctctggagaggtctagatgagtgtagcaaaaaatctgatgtcatattcgtgctcagcggtatcgaatcataagaaaaccaCACCCTGTTCATTAatatttagttattttccccaaaattcccattttaccccaaccctccctcagacacatttttacaccattttgaggggtaaatatgagaggagggggttgaaaatttttgtggggatacctactagggatatacataacatactgaaaaattttcaaaatcggttaaaatggggctgagaaaagtggcattgaaatttcagaaaaggggggttcctcaaaaaggggaggggatgtggatctgaaatttttcacgcggaagtttctcaatggtacccatcttccatgctaatatcaactcgaacgctttcggggaccatttcacccctcttaggcgcctataacctttatgtatttttcaggaaaccccccttttttgaatagttctagctccacccccttgggggtagaaggacagttgatatatcactagatcggaaatttgacgtagaacacaaaaataaaactattttcgacgtaaaatcaactcctcgcgagaaaatcgcaaaaaacgccgcggcgggacacttttcacgctctagcacgcgacgcacgcagggtacggggtgggacttttagtatgttgaataggaccccttccactacagtatcccgcaaaaaaaccttttgtaggaattagtccgaataaatcctctcatttcatctaaaatgactggactagaAAGGaccattgaaaatgaaatttaagcttttaaaaaacaagattCTCTAAGAACACAATGAAGAACTGTCatacatatcctggtgctgacaATAACTTGGACCATAAGCTACTGGCTGCAAAATGTCAAATAGGTAGTCATAatgagccagaagaagagcagAGAATGATACCAgcaacttgacattgcaaaaatcaaatcaaagcacatgcaaaagaaattccaacaagaactggaaaaacaaaaggaagacaagttggaaAAAGAACAAGGTATTGAAGAAAAGTGACAAGAATGGAAGTGAAAGGTTGgaacagcagcagaaaagtctattccactcaaagaaaaaagaaaacacaaaccatggatgacgcAAGAGAtcctggatctgatggaagaatgaagaaaagcaaacagaccaagtagtgaATACACAGCACTAAATAAcgagatcatgggaatgtgcaaaATGGCCAACAATgaatggtatgaggagaagtgccaagaaatagaagaactggagaaaaggcacaactctagagaaatgcatacccaagtgaagcagatgatgacCACCCACAAGAAAaagagaagtggaatagcatatatgcAAAGAAAAGACTGAAAGTATTGTGTTAATGACGTTAATGTTAACAATAATGTCTGaatcagctacatacaagaactgtatggagatgacacaTGTCTGGCTCTAATGGACGCAGTGTTGCGGAGCGGAACCGAACTGGAACAAACTGGAACGCTAAACCCCGaacttttgggagaatttttgcAGAGTGGAACGGAACCTGGagcaacttacaaaaaatttactggagtgAAACCGGAACCAAAGCAGAATAAAAATATGGGTTTTTAACGCTCCGacctcacaaaattttttgacttttaatgAACGTTTAGTTTTGCAAGACTGTAGTGTGAACAACAcgtgtttttgctgaaattttacctcaatgaaccagaaaattataaaaagacaCAAAATGACATGAAATGGACCATATTCAGCTCATAAaaatgaggagctcattgcaaaagtagcccttgtcacatgaacctacgcaatctccaaagctctcccttgagcgtacccagtatcatgaatgtaaactctataaagcaattcctctcagggctactcagggtagaccaacttgacggtcatttcatcattacaacatgatctctgcagttggcaataggtgcaatcgagtaaaaagggtctaaaagttcatgtgacaagggctacttttgcaatgagctcctcaaattCAAATCCTGAACAGTCAAAACACCAAGTAAAACCTTCCAAATTTCATTAGGTGTTTTTGGTGCTTCTTATATGTGAGATggactttaaatttcattaaaacactctgaattcaactatttttcaaaattttgggtatttcaacttcaatttttgctccaGACATGAAAATTCTGACGTACTTTGAATGCAACCttccctaaaacaaaaaacaaaaattggagcGGAATGGAACGCTAAACTGAAACAGAACAATATTTTTAAGCGGAGCGGAATGATATAAGAAACcggaacagaattattttttatgctggagcCGAACCCTGAACTCGGAACAAAATTTATTCCGGTCCGCAACACTGAATGGACgtttcatccacagaggaggcaccacaaattaaaatgtgggagctgaggtacgcagtgaagagagccagaagccacaaagcagtggggggaagatctcattccagtagacttgattaaacatctaacaccgGAGTAcgaaaaggagctgctgaagattaTAAATGAAATATACGCTGAAGGTACGCTGCCTAAGGATTTCAAAGCAGAAAACTTTGTACCAATAACAAACAAgaaaactcgcaaaaatgctctgaatatagaaccatcgcattaatgagccatgcactgaagctactactatccatcataaattccagaattgaaaagaagatagatgaaaatttaagtgaaacacaatatggctttgtagcaaaaaaaggtacaagagatgcaattgccctgctgaaagtgatcattcaaagagcactgaatgcaaacagggaaatcattgcttgcttcgtcgattatgagaaagcatttattttgatcgtgtcaaccgtgagaggatgttggagatcctgaagaaatgCAATATcaatgacaaagacctgcagaCAATCAAGAACCTGTGCTGGGAGCAGAGCGCAAACATCaagtttggaactgagtactcggagaacaGATGTAGTATAAAAAGAGGTGTGAGACAAAGGATGCCTCCTCTCACCTAGGctgttcaacgtgtacgcagaagaaataatgagagaagtctgaatcaaacaaatgggattTAAAATCAAGAACAagtgaataaatgaaataagttatgcagatgacaaagtgatccttgctgggacagaagcgcagatgcaaaaaatgatcaaccgaatcaacagtgctggattaaaatatggaatgaaaataaaggCAGGCAAGagcaaggtgatgagatttacaaaaggagactcTGAAGAGGCAAAATCAACATAGGAacccaagaaattgaaaatgtaaatcaattcaAACACCTTTaccttactttttgaaaatatttagtTTAGAACCCTCACCCTTGAGGCTCATATTTAGGTTTGTGTAGTaaaagagttttcaaaaaaataaaatacataatttaaactttcaaaatccaaataactatcattttttgaaaattttcagttcgaaGGGCTCTCTCAGGGCTTAATTATGGGTACTGTGTCAAGGAggtttgaaaaatagaatttgaaccctcaaaaaaagttttgaattcgATACCCTCTATCAGGacactgattttcaaatttcagggtTTCTatcaaaactcccagacaaaaaagtCATGACCTTTATCAtgacctgtttttttttacatttttaccatATGAAAAtaccctcctccccccccccccaaaaaaaattagatgacTTGAAACTACgaggatatttttttctactaCTAATTTGAaggcaagtaggtattttcatttttttttttcatttttctgatttttcaaacaaatttttgatgttttttattgtatgggctttcaaaaaattttcaagtgtgttttgaacaaaaaaattcatgacttcttcatgatttttcatgactttcatgaccttagacaccctgaattttagaagcaaaaatggtttttattaaaaatcaaatcagaatcctcaaaaactcaatttttgaacccaatgttttattttctgaaaattttcaaattggtacCTTCCTAAAAGGCTCGTTAGGTGTTttgaggtcaaaaaattttcaaaaatgaaattttggttttaaaaatccCATATTTTTATACCAATGTTAAGTTTTTAAGAAATAATTTAGTTTAGTGACTATTCAAGGGCTCATTTTGGGTTCTTGGGGTGAAATGATCTCCATAAATGGAATCTGCATCCTCAAAACTCCCAAACTTTAACAcggatgttttattttttggggtTCCTGAGGAAAAAAGCCTAtatcaaatatgaaatttgggCTCACAAAAACTTGAGTTGAGATACCAATAGACAAGGCTTTTTGGTGGGGGAGAAAGTTTGACAgcatcgaaaaattgccataaaaactaaaaacacgaaagaatttgaaaaaaataaataaattttggtaattttttcaaaaaattttgaattttttttaggtgaaaattattgaaatacaaaatttgtcaaggtagtcacattgaaatttttgaattatggaacatTGATGCTGGAAGAGcagaaaagtgatcaaaaattttttcatttccaagaagttcaattttttttttttaaacaataagaaaataatttaggtgtttagattttttctcaaaacaaggGGGGGGGATACAAAAATTAGGGACTCGCAACATCAATatagaacccccccccccccctccaaggaaatacaaaaaaaaggtctggcagtagatatttcaatttttgaaaaaaatttcaatttagtaATTTATTTCAAGGCTCTATTTTGGGGCTAAGGGTAAGGTCTAATGGacgctttcaaaaaaattcaattcagacaacaatattccattttttgaaatttttagctcagTGCTTCCTTTAGGAATCTAAAATGGGGTTTGAGGttcaaatatttgcaaaaatgaaCTGTGGTCTTCAAAAACCCGATTGTTATACAATATAGCATATTATTGATTtagaaagttttcaatttggCAGTTACTTTCAGGACCCTACTTTGGGGTTTCGGGTCAAATTGTTCTTAAAAAATCGAATCGGTgctctgaaaaaataataaactttgatacccatgtttcattttcagaaattttcgatTATGGGTTTTGGGGtccaaaaatctgcaaaaatgaattttatgccctcaaaaaatcgaatttttgtcttcaaaaataaaaatttcaatacaatacaaatacctattccaatttttgaaactttcagtATGCtactaccccctcccccctccccaagaATCTTCTGTAGGTTTTGGAGTTCATATAGGTCTGTTAAAATAATTGTTGGGCTCTCATAAACCTCAATTTCAGTCGAcaatacctcaattttttttaaatttctttggTAGCCTCTTTTAGGATTTCAAGTTAGATcgtcttcaaaattaaaataaacgtCTTCGAAACTTCACatttagtttttgagctaataggttttcaaaaatgaaatttgggtCCTCAAAATCCACATTTTGATTCCtcgaatatgaaatttttgaaaacattcaacACTGCCAGAAACCCATTCCAAGTTTCTGGGGTCAAATGGTCCTCAGAAATGAACGCAACGCCCTCGTAACCCCACCAAcccgaaatttcaacttttcatatACAGAATTTGGGACTTATTCTGATAAACTCATCTACAGAATTGTGTGGGTATTCCACATGAATTATCTTACTTCAGGATAAACTGCTTCTCCCACGAGTTCTTCTCAACCACATCTAGAttagtttcagttttgatgaaaaattcatcgtgaCTATCGATTATTTCTCCATTCACGACCCAGTAGCAGATCTGCTTGTAGAAAGGCTGAATGGCCtgtatgaaaaattccaaatattccatcagataaaaaaattctcataaaaatattttctacattCGCTCAACAACACACTTACCGAAGATAATAATCTGACTATGATTTTCCTAGATTCGGTATTCCCGTCGTAGGCAAAAAAGGCCAAATCCGATACAATCTGTCCACCTCGTTTATCTTGAACTGTTTTTAGAACATCGCACAAGGTTTTCAATTTAAGAAACTGGGGCCTCGACCAGACGACGAGTTGGCTCaacgtaggtattttgaatttggtgcATTCTTCTTCGCTCAAAGGAGTATCGGCGATTTCCGGTGATGGATTCAACTACACAGACACAGGTACGATATCGAATCAATTACTTCATCGAAGCTATGTAAATGAAATCTCGGTAAGAAAAATGACGAATATAAACTCTTTTACGTACTTGAGAATCTAATACTGCTAAAGCGTGATAATACTCGGTGAATTCGCGTCGGACAGCGTTCACTAGTCCTTGGGCTACTGTGCCGACGTCGGTAAACAATGTGTTGATGGATTGCTGAATTTTATTGTGTAAGTATCCGAGCTCCATTATGTGCATTACCATGTAGGGTTGATTTACTTTCACCTGGTACAACAAACACACGAGGTAtttaatagtaaaaaaaaaagctctccAGTGATAAGGTAAGTAAGAGAAATAAATTATGATACTTACGCAAGGATTGAGGTGGAAACCTTCTTCGAGGGACATGTACTTGATTACTTTGCCTTCGATGCCTTGCATACAGAATAATAATTCTCTGATGATTTCGTATTCTGATATTTCGAAATCTCCtgcagttgaaaaaatacaaaacatcgTATTAGAATAGGTACAAAAACTAAGCTAAGAGACAAGCTCAAATGAAAGCTCAATTTAGTCGCGGTTTCAAACTACAAACTGCAAAATTTTCGACAGGATCGCTCAAACTCACCCATAATATCGTATTTCTTCGGTTCAACCAGTCTCGAATGAAGAGACAGATGATCAGGTCGCATAGAATCTCCACTGCCTTCGATATCGGACGACGAATCGACTCGTTTCTTCGTCATTTTACCATCGGTTCTTGGAACCGATCCTAAAATCACCCCAAATTAATTCTCAAATCGAAAACTCATCAAAATACAACGAACGATATAAACAGTTACCTTTACGACTAGACGTAGCACTAGGTTCGAGAATCGGTGTATCGCTATACAGATGATTCAAATTAACTTTCCTCACAATAGGTGATTCGTATACTTCACTATTCGGTAATCTTCGATCCTATTCCGAACAAAAATCGCCATAAATATCAATACacattttcaaatataaataattCGGTACCAAAATACCACACACGATGATACTAACCAACGAAACTGATTCTTCGGTATGGTTGCTAACAACGCTGAACGAATTCTGAGTAGTATGATTCGAATAACTACTAGCACAATGCGAACTGAAATTAGTACTGTTGATCAAATCCGGTGTACTCGGAGTGCTCACATTGCCATTGATTTCGTTTTCGTTCAACTGCAGTAAACTCAGACTCAACGGTGACGGTGAGTTCAGTCTCAAAAGGAATAGCAGAATTTGAGGGTAACACGACGATAGTTTCTGTAACATAACGAATGTAATATTTCAATAAACGTACACACAATCGAACTGAAATACATTCGAAACTCACCGAAGTCGTATCCTTCTTTAACGATCGACTAAGGGCTCTGAATCTTTCAACGATTTCCGTCGAGCTCGGGTACATATCAGAGAGAACACGTTCGATTTCGCTGCAGATCTGATGTTCTTCGAAGggtgaaaaagaattttgaaactctgcATCTTCGTAGGTGGTTAGAGTTGTTAAACATTTACGGAATATGTGATCCAAATTGTCTGTAATCAAAACTGTACTGTAATGAGATATTCTCATCATTCTAACTTTATATAGGAGCTCGATATTACCTTTACTGTTGCCATTCAAACTGCAACATAGCTTTTTCAAAGCTAACAGATTATATTTATCCAGATTATGGGACATTTTTACACCCTGATTCTGGAATCCTTCGACGAGTGGGTGGTGATTCACAAGCTATGGAACGCCATTTCAGTAGCCAACTCCATCAATCGATTCGACGTTAGGAGCACTAAAATTAACGAAAACTGACGATTATTACTCGATAGACGCATTTAACTagtttaaatttaattacatattttttatggtgaagcaaaaaatcgaatatcaGCTGAAGAAAGATAAACACAACGGCGAAATTGAAATGAAGCGCGCAAGAACGCAGGGTTGCATTTTTACGAACTGAAAAATTCCACGGACGGAAGTCACGATAAAATTTTATCTGTGAAAtcggatttgaatttttttgatgctGCTGGGAAATTCACAGATTAAAgccaaaaatgtaggtacttttgggCGAAaaacctatttcaatttttaaatttttttttttttaaataaaaaaaaaataatcatttttattcattcatcaagattttttaaaaataaaaaatcattatgattcattaaaaatcaaaattcaaaaatgatcctTCAAGGactgaattctaaaaattcttccaaattgATGAGaacgaaaaatattgaaaaatgaaaaatgaaaacagaaaattattattttcaagtttcaaatttcaatttcaaaattcataattcattcCTTTCgaattcaatctttttttcaGATTGATCATTGAATGAACATGGACAGTTGATTTACTGTAAAGAAACAGTAACAACTTCTGAAAAcagcatcaaaaaatgaacaaatccgacgaaaaaattgaaaaaaatgcattttaaatcAAACAGAATTCAGACACATCAACAAATAAATACATTATGCAAATAAAAACACACATGACGACTGACGTGATAttataataagtaggtaggtaaattagaACATCTGCATCTGCATCAGAATTGGAAGAAAATCATCAATTAAGTACCATTATAAATTACAATGAATACAAAAGGTAAAACAGAGGAATTGAAcgataaaatatcatcaaacgtAACGCCATAAGATGTTACAAAATACCTTAAGTACAACATTATTTATCGCTGCAAAGATTATAACAACAACAAATATTAAGTAACGACGATGATCTCGACTTGAAGACAGTGATACGTTCGTTTTCCAATTAAAAACAGAACCAATAATAAAAGTCGAATCACATCTCGATTCGATAACAAACAAATAGAACGAAAAATTGACCTTTTACTCTCTCGATTTACACCACTTACTTGCATTGGTCAGCTTTTGTTAATGCTTGATGTATCGATAATCTGCGAATTTTCCCTTTTAAAGCAAGCAGCGCCGAGTTCTGGTTTTCTTGCATGGTCAAACTTGATCCATCGGAACCCGAATCTCCTATCTCGATTCCACTTTCGTCTGTTTCAGATGCATCGCGATCGCCTCCACATGGAGGGATTGAGTTATTCTTCGTCAAACCTGtacaaaaaatcaacacaacgatcagaaatttcaaacacaTCTAATTCAATCACCTCTCAATTCTTTGATCATTTCCATTACTTTTTGCATTCGGAAAAAAATCTACCTATCAACTCACCTTTGATGCTACTAACACTGCCACTTCTTACAACGATGGCTATCCtctcttttgtttttttacccAAACTGGCAgctatttttggtaaactttttttcacaggTACCTCCAACATATTGCTGTTTTTCTCCTTTTCGTCAGAAACACTATCCAAACCGTTAGCATTTTCTGCTAGTTGGGGATCTTGTATTGGAATGTCATCTGCAGGACAATAaacacaatattgaaaaatcaaatacccTCGATGACAGATTCTTCTTCGAATGGGAAGACGAATCACTAACCAGGTAACTTCTCAGGTCTAAAGGAAGCGTTAGTTATCATAGATTTGGAAATGGCAGTCACTGTAGTCGCTGGAATGATACTTGTCACCGGAACATCAATACCCATAAGTCCACTATCAGTTTGACCTGAGGAAAAATGAATTCGTTAATTTTCTGAtcaatacccccccccctccaaacaaaaaaaaatcatcttacttTTGTCAAGGTAACTTTTACACGCCTTCGTTTCTAAAATAATATCAGAGAGTACTTCAAAAGTGGCTCGAACTTCTATAGCTTCGATGGCTTGAAATGCTTCGTATTTGAATCCATTAAACCT encodes:
- the Grip91 gene encoding gamma-tubulin complex component 3 homolog, with translation MSHNLDKYNLLALKKLCCSLNGNSKDNLDHIFRKCLTTLTTYEDAEFQNSFSPFEEHQICSEIERVLSDMYPSSTEIVERFRALSRSLKKDTTSKLSSCYPQILLFLLRLNSPSPLSLSLLQLNENEINGNVSTPSTPDLINSTNFSSHCASSYSNHTTQNSFSVVSNHTEESVSLDRRLPNSEVYESPIVRKVNLNHLYSDTPILEPSATSSRKGSVPRTDGKMTKKRVDSSSDIEGSGDSMRPDHLSLHSRLVEPKKYDIMGDFEISEYEIIRELLFCMQGIEGKVIKYMSLEEGFHLNPCVKVNQPYMVMHIMELGYLHNKIQQSINTLFTDVGTVAQGLVNAVRREFTEYYHALAVLDSQLNPSPEIADTPLSEEECTKFKIPTLSQLVVWSRPQFLKLKTLCDVLKTVQDKRGGQIVSDLAFFAYDGNTESRKIIVRLLSSAIQPFYKQICYWVVNGEIIDSHDEFFIKTETNLDVVEKNSWEKQFILKPSMIPKYMSMEEAHQILEAGRCMNFLHNVCRERPPSTNAQLALLELEKNKWNDPLTLIAPGSQISELINKACREISKMVLNSLNENFKMQIHLEALRKYMLLGQGDFIHYLLKTIEPDLNKCVGTLQTINLIRSMDDAIYKSNAQFDDPQVLNKLCVKMMVTSERDSASEAFCLQYRLDGPLITIFKSSLVDYNRMFTFMWRVKRANYMVLKMWRGLKLLFKEVNYVIPEARAIFSKANCLVTEMVNFIGHFQYYIASEVVEVSWRKFQNEITSMESLDKVLKAHNEFLESMQSSCMLNAQPGSTQANMFWHIRTLLDYVQELVPVVEIFQTLCESEVERRRKRQQNMAEFGTSRQDEAENNTIIAQFHDELNKVKTKFKLLAKQHQDKLKSLLMLFSGNQQENSLILLSHRIDFNEYYKRNDSRLSDSLKLYK